The following DNA comes from Cedecea neteri.
TGATGTTTCTTAACCAGGTTGATACCTTCAACAATGACCTTGCCGGTAGACAGGACATTTTTTACTTTACCGCGCTTACCTTTATCTTTACCGGTTAACACGATAACTTCGTCATCACGACGGATTTTCGCTGCCATGATTCGCTCCTTAGAGTACTTCTGGTGCCAGAGAGATAATTTTCATGAACTTCTCATTACGCAGTTCACGAGTTACCGGCCCAAAAATACGCGTGCCGATTGGCTGCTCGCTGTTATTGTTTAAAATAACGCATGCATTGCCATCGAAGCGAATGACAGAACCGTCCGGGCGACGAACACCCTTCTTGGTGCGCACCACTACCGCTTTCAGCACATCGCCTTTCTTCACCTTACCGCGAGGAATTGCTTCCTTGATGGTAATTTTGATGATGTCGCCGACGCCTGCGTAGCGACGGTGCGAGCCACCCAGAACCTTGATACACATTACGCGACGCGCGCCGGAGTTGTCGGCCACGGTCAGCATAGTCTGTTCTTGGATCATTTCAGTGCTCCGCTAATGTCAACTACTACTTCGGGACCTGAAATTCAGGTCGTTAAAAAGCCCCATAAACGAGGGCGCGGCATTATAACACCGGTTCCAAGATATGGGTAGAAAAAATAAACGGCTCATCGCTGAGCCGTTTATTCGTTTGAGAATGCGTACTGTATTACAGAACCGCTTTCTCTACAACGCGAACCAGCGTCCAGGACTTAGTCTTGGACAGCGGACGGCATTCGCGGATTTCAACCACGTCACCGATACCGCATTCGTTGTTCTCGTCATGTACGTGCAGTTTGGTCGTACGCTTGATGAATTTCCCGTAGATCGGGTGCTTCACAACACGTTCGATGGCAACAACAATGGATTTCTCCATTTTGTCGCTGACAACGCGACCTTGCAGAGTACGGATTTTATCGGTCATTACGCACCCGCCTTCTGAGTCAGTAAAGTCTTAACACGTGCAACATTACGACGAACCTGCTTCAGCAGGTGAGTCTGTTGCAGCTGGCCACTTGCAGCCTGCATGCGCAGATTGAACTGCTCACGCAGCAGGTTCAGCAGCTCGGTGTTCAGCTCTTCGACGCTCTTTTCACGCAGCTCTTTTGCTTTCATTACATCACCGTCTTAGTTACAAAGGTGGTTTTGATAGGCAGTTTTGCTGCTGCCAGCTTGAAGGCTTCACGGGCCAGCTCTTCAGATACGCCGTCCATTTCATACAGGACTTTGCCTGGCTGGATCAAGGCAACCCAATACTCCACGTTACCTTTACCTTTACCCATACGCACTTCAAGCGGCTTTTCGGTGATCGGTTTGTCCGGGAATACACGGATCCAGATCTTACCCTGACGCTTAACTGCACGGGTCATTGCACGACGTGCTGCTTCGATCTGACGGGCAGTCAGACGACCACGGCCAACAGCTTTCAGACCGAAAGTGCCGAAGCTAACATCCGTACCCTGCGCGAGACCACGGTTGCGGCCTTTGTGCACTTTACGGAATTTTGTACGCTTTGGTTGTAACATCAGCGACTCTCCTTACTTACGGCCTTTACGCTGCTGCTTTTTAGGTTGAGCAGCCGGTTCCGGTTGTTCAACAGCAGCCATACCACCCAGGATCTCACCTTTGAAGATCCATACCTTAACGCCGATTACACCATAAGTGGTGTGCGCTTCAGAGGTGTTGTAGTCGATGTCAGCACGCAGAGTGTGCAACGGCACGCGACCTTCACGGTACCATTCGGTACGTGCGATCTCGGCGCCGCCCAGACGGCCGCTAACTTCAACTTTGATACCTTTAGCGCCCAGACGCATTGCGTTCTGTACAGCACGCTTCATAGCACGACGGAACATAACACGACGTTCCAGCTGAGAAGTGATGCTGTCAGC
Coding sequences within:
- the rplN gene encoding 50S ribosomal protein L14 codes for the protein MIQEQTMLTVADNSGARRVMCIKVLGGSHRRYAGVGDIIKITIKEAIPRGKVKKGDVLKAVVVRTKKGVRRPDGSVIRFDGNACVILNNNSEQPIGTRIFGPVTRELRNEKFMKIISLAPEVL
- the rpsQ gene encoding 30S ribosomal protein S17 — translated: MTDKIRTLQGRVVSDKMEKSIVVAIERVVKHPIYGKFIKRTTKLHVHDENNECGIGDVVEIRECRPLSKTKSWTLVRVVEKAVL
- the rpmC gene encoding 50S ribosomal protein L29; this translates as MKAKELREKSVEELNTELLNLLREQFNLRMQAASGQLQQTHLLKQVRRNVARVKTLLTQKAGA
- the rplP gene encoding 50S ribosomal protein L16, encoding MLQPKRTKFRKVHKGRNRGLAQGTDVSFGTFGLKAVGRGRLTARQIEAARRAMTRAVKRQGKIWIRVFPDKPITEKPLEVRMGKGKGNVEYWVALIQPGKVLYEMDGVSEELAREAFKLAAAKLPIKTTFVTKTVM
- the rpsC gene encoding 30S ribosomal protein S3, which codes for MGQKVHPNGIRLGIVKPWNSTWFANTKEFADNLDSDFKVRQYLTKELAKASVSRIVIERPAKSIRVTIHTARPGIVIGKKGEDVEKLRKVVADIAGVPAQINIAEVRKPELDAKLVADSITSQLERRVMFRRAMKRAVQNAMRLGAKGIKVEVSGRLGGAEIARTEWYREGRVPLHTLRADIDYNTSEAHTTYGVIGVKVWIFKGEILGGMAAVEQPEPAAQPKKQQRKGRK